Proteins co-encoded in one Candidatus Dormiibacterota bacterium genomic window:
- a CDS encoding P-loop NTPase, with protein sequence MSTLTLAERPPADLTSGDIHVGRFARPFRRYGKLFVTIAVVLAVLGTLAILILPRSYTAEVRLIAGNPNRDATDITGNAGSQQQTDLPILNALVIATGLQSTQTYAELIQETPVAQRVVDDLHLPIGAEALLGRIRVAPINDTPMLSLRASWGDPQTAATIANDMASAFVQRERDLVAQQADAGIAFIASQLPLAEAQVRQTNFAAASFMAAHRLTDATTQATQAATTLDALDQKIAQTQVDRRQAQAQLAAIQGEIGQTPSMIPGQAVTAPNPVILQLRQQLSDAQVQLADNAQRFTNKHPVMVQLRRKIADLEARIAAIPATIAQSNTAESNAVAVQLRQQAAQLEAQVQADAAAVAAMDAQRHAMLPSIQELPGTTATLSVLQRRAKLAQDAYYAMLQKYDELTVAKSTALSDLTVTQPAAAQNAIPTPSLKMGLIAVALLALGVAFGVVLVLDLFDSRVGDERDVEQLSDLPALGRVDDVSGSVANGDESRRRLRMEAAYDEVLDAMRFSGTSAPRTIAVLSPSQGDGKSTVAVNLALALAERHGPVLVVDADLRRPSVHRLLRVAEMPGLGDVLERGLPIEQATQRTAHQQIDVLAGGSAVRDPVVALESGRLRRLLASAGQHYASIIVDTSALGPVHDALEVARSVDASLVVISAGRTRVKQLTRALDRLARAGIGSLVGYVLNRAKTTNERLAYYARSGKLR encoded by the coding sequence ATGAGTACGCTAACGCTTGCCGAACGCCCCCCCGCCGACCTGACCTCGGGTGATATCCACGTCGGCCGTTTCGCGCGGCCTTTCCGCAGGTACGGCAAGCTCTTCGTGACGATCGCGGTGGTCCTTGCGGTGCTCGGCACGCTCGCGATCTTGATCCTGCCGCGCAGCTACACGGCGGAGGTCCGCCTCATCGCCGGCAACCCGAACCGCGACGCAACCGACATTACCGGCAATGCCGGGTCGCAGCAGCAGACCGACTTGCCGATCCTCAACGCCTTGGTCATCGCGACGGGCTTGCAGTCGACCCAAACGTACGCGGAGCTCATTCAAGAGACGCCGGTCGCGCAGCGCGTCGTGGACGATCTTCACCTTCCGATCGGCGCGGAGGCGCTGCTCGGCCGCATTCGGGTTGCCCCGATCAACGACACGCCCATGCTCAGTCTGCGGGCATCGTGGGGCGATCCGCAGACCGCGGCCACGATTGCCAACGACATGGCGTCGGCATTCGTTCAGCGCGAGCGCGATCTCGTCGCGCAGCAGGCCGATGCCGGTATCGCGTTCATCGCTTCGCAGCTTCCGCTCGCCGAGGCGCAGGTGCGCCAAACGAACTTCGCCGCCGCGAGCTTCATGGCGGCGCACCGCCTCACCGACGCGACGACGCAGGCGACGCAAGCGGCCACCACCCTCGACGCGCTCGATCAAAAGATCGCGCAGACGCAGGTAGACCGGCGGCAAGCGCAAGCGCAGCTCGCAGCAATTCAAGGTGAGATCGGTCAGACGCCGAGCATGATTCCCGGCCAGGCCGTAACGGCTCCCAACCCGGTCATCCTCCAACTGCGCCAGCAGCTAAGCGACGCACAAGTGCAGCTCGCTGATAACGCCCAACGCTTCACCAACAAGCACCCCGTCATGGTGCAGCTCCGCAGGAAGATCGCGGACCTCGAGGCGCGCATCGCGGCGATTCCGGCCACGATCGCACAATCGAACACGGCGGAGTCGAACGCGGTCGCCGTGCAGCTGCGGCAGCAAGCCGCGCAGCTCGAGGCGCAAGTCCAGGCCGACGCCGCAGCCGTCGCGGCGATGGACGCGCAGCGGCACGCCATGCTCCCGTCGATCCAGGAGCTCCCCGGTACGACCGCCACGCTCTCCGTGCTGCAGCGTCGCGCAAAGCTCGCACAAGATGCGTACTACGCAATGCTCCAAAAGTATGACGAGTTGACGGTTGCGAAATCGACCGCGCTCAGCGATCTCACGGTCACGCAGCCGGCCGCAGCGCAGAACGCGATCCCGACGCCGAGTCTGAAGATGGGCCTCATCGCCGTGGCGCTGCTCGCGCTGGGCGTCGCGTTCGGGGTCGTGCTCGTCCTCGATCTCTTCGACAGCCGCGTCGGTGACGAGCGCGACGTCGAGCAACTCTCCGACCTGCCGGCACTCGGGCGCGTTGACGACGTGAGCGGCTCGGTTGCGAACGGCGACGAGTCGCGCAGACGCCTGCGCATGGAGGCCGCATACGACGAGGTCCTCGACGCCATGCGTTTCAGCGGTACGTCGGCACCGCGCACGATCGCCGTGCTCAGCCCGTCGCAAGGCGATGGCAAATCAACGGTCGCCGTGAACCTCGCGCTCGCTCTCGCTGAACGCCACGGTCCCGTACTCGTCGTGGACGCGGACTTGCGCAGGCCTTCGGTGCACCGTCTTCTGCGCGTCGCGGAGATGCCCGGCCTTGGAGACGTGCTCGAACGCGGGCTGCCGATCGAACAGGCGACGCAGCGAACCGCACATCAGCAGATCGACGTCCTCGCCGGCGGCTCCGCCGTACGCGATCCCGTCGTCGCACTCGAGTCCGGACGCCTCCGCCGGCTTCTCGCGAGCGCAGGCCAGCACTACGCGAGCATCATCGTCGACACATCCGCCCTTGGACCCGTTCATGATGCGCTCGAGGTCGCCCGTAGCGTCGACGCGTCGCTGGTCGTGATCTCGGCGGGCCGCACGCGCGTAAAGCAACTCACTCGCGCGCTCGATCGTCTCGCGCGCGCAGGCATCGGCAGCCTCGTCGGATATGTGCTAAACCGCGCGAAGACGACGAACGAGCGTCTCGCCTACTATGCGCGTTCCGGAAAGCTGCGCTAA
- a CDS encoding DUF4097 family beta strand repeat-containing protein: MTPRLLLPLALFAALTAGCASQRAYATSLGSLKPHKRMIVRIARGTVSAYAPRIGEPSDRFTVEAFARGSSMPAAPEIRPIANGIEVLAPALGSLIVRVPKGVDLEVVSGGGDVNVTDISGSARVSLVSGTATMMLPAYGEASVARAGSVDVKIGAQSWPGTLRFVNAGGDIDLSIEENAAFRVHLHTDDGTIFTDFNLRGTSSGRSETIDGSVNGGAASGIDVECRRGAIRLLRLAPQI, encoded by the coding sequence ATGACGCCGCGCCTTCTTCTTCCGCTCGCGCTTTTCGCGGCGCTTACGGCGGGTTGCGCCTCGCAACGTGCCTACGCGACGAGCCTCGGCAGTTTAAAACCGCACAAGCGTATGATCGTGCGCATCGCGCGCGGCACCGTCAGTGCGTACGCTCCGCGCATCGGCGAGCCGAGCGATCGATTCACGGTGGAGGCGTTTGCGCGCGGATCTTCGATGCCGGCGGCACCGGAGATCCGTCCCATCGCCAACGGCATCGAAGTCCTCGCACCCGCACTTGGATCGCTGATCGTGCGCGTGCCCAAAGGCGTCGACCTCGAGGTCGTCTCGGGCGGCGGCGACGTGAACGTCACAGACATCTCGGGCAGCGCTCGAGTCTCGCTCGTCTCCGGCACGGCGACGATGATGCTTCCCGCTTACGGAGAAGCCTCCGTGGCCCGCGCCGGAAGCGTCGACGTGAAGATCGGGGCGCAGTCCTGGCCGGGGACGCTGCGTTTCGTCAATGCCGGCGGCGACATCGATCTCTCGATCGAGGAGAATGCTGCATTTCGGGTCCATCTCCACACCGACGACGGGACCATCTTCACGGACTTCAATTTGCGCGGCACCTCGAGCGGGCGGAGCGAGACGATCGACGGCTCGGTCAACGGCGGTGCGGCGAGCGGAATCGACGTCGAATGCCGGCGCGGCGCAATTCGGCTCTTGCGCCTAGCACCGCAGATCTAG
- the xerA gene encoding site-specific tyrosine recombinase/integron integrase, whose translation MPRSQAARRHDATVLTGFREYLLLEKRRAERTVREYESDLDLFARFVAPRTPVEQTLVAATVSNVRQFLMDMTRRGLSAAAVRRRIAALGAFFRYAKREGLRQDNPAADVGNIKLPRRLPKAISVKDAERLLATKPAAGTSEFQRLRDGAILELFYASGIRRAELVGIDLADVDFDRRTIRVVGKGNKERYVFFNDAAADALRRYLAVRPPGGDGALFVSRRRSRLSYPQVGNVFRLFVRLSGLEGKITPHTLRHSFATHLHQRGVDIMTIKELLGHDSVATTQIYAKVTLEHMRQAYEEAHPRSRPKRSPR comes from the coding sequence TTGCCACGATCGCAAGCGGCCCGACGCCACGATGCCACCGTCCTGACGGGCTTTCGCGAGTACCTGCTCCTCGAGAAGCGCCGCGCGGAGCGCACCGTGCGCGAGTACGAATCGGATCTGGATCTGTTCGCGCGGTTCGTCGCGCCTCGGACGCCCGTCGAGCAGACCTTGGTGGCCGCCACGGTCTCGAACGTGCGCCAGTTCCTCATGGACATGACGCGGCGCGGCCTGAGCGCCGCCGCCGTGCGGCGACGGATTGCGGCGCTCGGCGCGTTCTTTCGGTATGCGAAGCGCGAAGGATTGCGGCAGGACAATCCGGCGGCGGACGTGGGCAACATCAAGCTGCCGCGTCGCCTTCCCAAGGCCATCTCAGTCAAGGACGCCGAACGCCTCCTGGCCACCAAGCCAGCGGCGGGAACCTCGGAGTTCCAGCGGCTGCGAGACGGCGCCATACTCGAGCTTTTCTACGCTTCAGGTATCCGCCGGGCGGAGCTGGTCGGCATCGATCTGGCCGACGTCGACTTCGATCGGCGAACGATCCGCGTCGTCGGCAAGGGAAACAAGGAGCGCTATGTGTTTTTCAACGACGCGGCTGCAGATGCGCTAAGACGTTACCTGGCGGTGCGACCGCCTGGAGGCGACGGCGCGCTCTTCGTCAGCCGCCGGCGAAGCCGCCTCAGCTACCCGCAGGTCGGAAACGTCTTTCGTCTCTTCGTGCGATTGAGCGGCTTGGAAGGGAAAATCACGCCTCACACGCTACGGCATTCCTTTGCGACGCATCTGCATCAGCGTGGCGTCGACATCATGACGATCAAGGAACTTCTGGGACACGACAGCGTGGCGACGACGCAGATCTATGCGAAGGTTACCCTCGAGCACATGCGTCAGGCGTACGAGGAGGCCCATCCCCGCAGCAGGCCAAAGCGTTCGCCGCGATGA
- a CDS encoding polysaccharide biosynthesis/export family protein encodes MERVRTFAIAMLLLPSFVLGFAASACAQVDQGSEAASPFEMTNAYHIQGGDQIAIAIDDDPTLAQNVTVLDDGTIDLPLIGTLAIGGMSPQGAAHAIARRLAVYMRRPQVVVSVVKEGLLEVTVLGDVKTPGKYQLRSQGRLLDAIAAAGGVVDVETGVYPVARIATPGGGDVATISLENLLQRGDTSLDVPLQQGAIVYVPGPMTFTVHVLGAVDKPGAIVVHEGDRLSIAIAAAGDTRQANSDLNRIALTRHFPNGTVGTYQINLYPALLRGDERYDVVLKPGDEIFVPEANGRMIGEGFFSGFLYLLGTLLHF; translated from the coding sequence ATGGAACGCGTGAGGACGTTTGCGATCGCCATGCTTCTTCTGCCGTCGTTCGTGCTCGGGTTCGCCGCGAGCGCGTGCGCGCAGGTGGATCAAGGCAGTGAGGCCGCGTCTCCCTTCGAGATGACCAACGCGTACCACATCCAGGGCGGCGATCAGATCGCCATTGCGATCGACGACGATCCCACGCTCGCGCAAAACGTAACCGTGCTCGACGACGGAACGATCGATCTTCCCCTGATCGGGACGCTCGCGATCGGCGGCATGTCGCCACAGGGCGCGGCGCACGCGATCGCGCGGCGCCTCGCCGTGTACATGCGCCGGCCGCAAGTCGTCGTATCGGTCGTCAAAGAGGGCCTCCTCGAGGTGACGGTACTCGGCGACGTCAAGACACCGGGGAAATACCAGCTGCGCTCTCAGGGACGCCTTCTCGACGCGATCGCTGCCGCAGGCGGCGTCGTGGACGTCGAGACGGGAGTCTATCCCGTCGCCCGCATCGCAACGCCGGGCGGTGGCGACGTCGCAACGATCTCGCTCGAAAATTTGCTCCAGCGCGGTGACACGTCGCTCGACGTTCCATTGCAGCAGGGAGCGATCGTGTATGTGCCGGGTCCGATGACGTTCACTGTTCACGTTTTGGGCGCGGTCGACAAGCCAGGCGCGATCGTCGTGCACGAAGGAGATCGTCTCTCCATCGCGATCGCCGCCGCAGGCGACACTCGGCAGGCGAACTCCGATCTCAACCGCATCGCGCTCACGCGACACTTCCCCAACGGAACCGTCGGAACGTACCAAATCAATCTCTACCCCGCGCTCCTGCGCGGCGACGAGCGCTACGACGTCGTCCTGAAGCCCGGCGACGAGATCTTCGTACCGGAGGCCAACGGCCGCATGATCGGTGAGGGCTTCTTCTCCGGCTTCCTCTACCTGCTCGGAACGCTGCTGCACTTCTAG
- a CDS encoding 2-dehydropantoate 2-reductase has protein sequence MQQRPKVGIVGAGAMGTLFGFHLAQTCDVTMLDANGVTIATIEQKGLAVNDQASRRVSVARRAAELYGSQILFLFVKAVDTLRALRPFAGELDPVTPIVSLQNGVGNEDAIRTALGGAVPVILGITTESAVTTAPGRVHTSGRGNTIVGSASPSASRTVAHVLTASGLQAAVVYDIRPHLWGKLVANCAINALSAILDCDAGVIPKDANAARLAEALAEEAAAVATALKINLPFVNPWQYVTDVIAVGADARSSMAFDLASGHPSEIDHINGAVVAFGRRVGVPTPYNDAMVRLVKAKQALLAT, from the coding sequence ATGCAGCAGCGCCCCAAGGTCGGGATCGTCGGCGCGGGTGCGATGGGCACGCTTTTCGGCTTTCACCTAGCGCAGACATGCGACGTCACGATGCTCGATGCGAACGGCGTAACGATCGCGACGATCGAGCAGAAGGGGCTCGCGGTCAACGACCAGGCGTCGCGCCGCGTGAGCGTCGCCCGGCGCGCCGCAGAACTCTACGGGTCGCAGATATTGTTCCTCTTCGTGAAGGCCGTCGACACGCTACGCGCCCTGCGGCCCTTCGCCGGAGAGCTCGACCCCGTAACGCCGATCGTCTCCCTGCAGAACGGCGTCGGCAACGAGGACGCAATCCGCACCGCGCTCGGCGGCGCGGTACCGGTGATTCTCGGCATCACGACCGAGTCGGCTGTGACGACCGCACCCGGGCGCGTGCACACTTCCGGGCGCGGCAACACGATCGTCGGATCGGCGTCGCCGTCGGCGTCGCGCACGGTCGCTCACGTGTTGACCGCGAGCGGATTGCAGGCGGCCGTCGTGTACGACATTCGTCCGCATCTGTGGGGAAAGCTCGTCGCGAACTGTGCGATCAACGCGCTCTCGGCGATCCTCGATTGCGACGCGGGCGTGATCCCCAAGGATGCGAATGCCGCTCGTCTCGCGGAGGCGCTTGCGGAAGAGGCCGCAGCCGTGGCGACGGCGCTGAAGATCAACCTTCCGTTCGTCAACCCTTGGCAATACGTCACGGACGTCATCGCAGTGGGCGCAGACGCGCGCAGCTCGATGGCCTTCGACCTCGCCTCCGGACACCCAAGCGAGATCGATCACATCAACGGCGCGGTGGTCGCCTTTGGGCGGCGCGTCGGCGTGCCGACGCCATATAACGACGCCATGGTGCGGCTCGTGAAGGCGAAGCAGGCATTGCTCGCGACCTAG
- a CDS encoding glycosyltransferase family 87 protein: MTGNGRAILSAILWAACIFIVSGHAAGIVRTNGVPIAGNDFPAFYCAGSALLQHADPYAVEPLRSCEHALPHGSDLPAQYVTPAPLPPYVLDLFALLAELPYRIAAWLWFGVLLAACAWLAITVGRVSQLPSGAVASALLISAVLGSVVFGQIPPLATLFIALCGAALLRGDDSLAAVCAAAATIEPHLGLPVALALFILRPGTRAWLAGIGLACAALSVLALSPHGTLAYLTTALPAQARAELISSDQFSLAHLLAFVHVPSSIALLGGTLSYLLMLVFGIFAANASARRLDAAAIAYVPPAVALFGGAFLHEIQLVAALPAAFLFVGRAAPLASWAGRFLIAAVAAVPFTLAMSHRPVLDVLALLCATGALVDAVPFGETIDFTHALGGFLLAAICVALPLAAQQVLVPPAPSHVSQTSAPATNLAGENWGAYLRSDPRYATPRLDAEASKLPAWLGLAALLVSALGMGVTRLGPRTQPAWDSRPRIHLSG, translated from the coding sequence ATGACCGGAAACGGGCGCGCGATTCTGTCGGCGATCCTTTGGGCTGCGTGCATCTTCATCGTCAGTGGGCACGCTGCCGGAATCGTTCGAACGAACGGCGTTCCGATCGCCGGCAATGACTTTCCCGCCTTCTACTGCGCCGGGAGCGCGCTGTTGCAGCACGCGGACCCATATGCCGTCGAGCCGCTTCGCTCGTGCGAGCACGCGCTGCCGCACGGCTCGGATCTCCCCGCGCAGTACGTCACGCCGGCGCCATTGCCGCCCTACGTCCTCGATCTCTTCGCGCTGCTCGCGGAGCTGCCGTACCGGATCGCGGCCTGGCTCTGGTTCGGCGTTCTCCTCGCAGCGTGCGCGTGGTTAGCGATCACCGTGGGGCGCGTCTCCCAGCTACCGAGCGGTGCGGTCGCCTCGGCCCTCCTGATCTCCGCCGTGCTGGGATCGGTGGTTTTCGGCCAGATCCCGCCGCTTGCGACGCTCTTCATCGCATTGTGCGGAGCGGCACTCCTTCGCGGAGACGACTCGCTCGCCGCGGTCTGCGCCGCTGCCGCGACCATAGAGCCGCACCTCGGGCTTCCCGTCGCCCTCGCGCTCTTCATCCTGCGCCCGGGAACGCGCGCCTGGCTTGCCGGAATCGGCTTGGCCTGCGCCGCGCTGAGCGTTTTGGCGCTCTCGCCACACGGTACGCTCGCCTATCTTACGACGGCGTTGCCGGCACAAGCGCGCGCTGAGCTGATCAGCAGCGATCAGTTCTCGCTTGCACACCTGCTGGCGTTCGTGCACGTTCCATCTTCAATCGCGCTTTTGGGCGGAACGCTCTCGTATCTCCTCATGCTGGTGTTCGGAATCTTCGCTGCAAACGCCAGCGCTCGCCGCTTGGACGCTGCGGCGATCGCCTACGTGCCGCCTGCAGTAGCGCTCTTCGGCGGCGCCTTTCTCCACGAAATTCAGCTCGTCGCAGCCCTGCCCGCAGCCTTTCTCTTCGTGGGACGCGCGGCGCCGCTCGCCTCGTGGGCGGGGCGCTTTCTCATCGCCGCCGTCGCGGCCGTGCCGTTCACTCTCGCGATGAGCCATCGTCCGGTTCTCGACGTCCTCGCGCTTCTCTGTGCGACAGGAGCGCTCGTGGACGCGGTTCCTTTCGGCGAAACTATCGATTTCACGCATGCGCTCGGAGGCTTCTTGCTCGCCGCAATCTGCGTTGCGCTCCCCCTCGCCGCGCAACAGGTGCTCGTGCCGCCTGCGCCGTCGCACGTGTCGCAGACGAGCGCTCCCGCGACGAACCTCGCCGGCGAGAACTGGGGCGCGTATCTGCGCTCCGATCCACGGTACGCGACGCCGCGGCTCGATGCCGAGGCGTCGAAACTCCCTGCCTGGCTAGGACTTGCGGCACTCTTGGTGAGCGCTCTCGGCATGGGCGTGACCCGCCTGGGTCCGAGGACTCAACCCGCTTGGGACTCACGGCCACGAATTCATCTCTCAGGGTAG
- a CDS encoding universal stress protein, producing MKAAVCFDGIDDAALAEAVSPAVRAFDNVEAWCAYADAAQQLLDRIVERHHGPPQPPHRRHGPSLDEEQAQGVAARAIALLARHGISAAARIIKGENPERALAEASAQDVVLVLAAGHRGGIGPRSVGHVARFVVDHARGPVLVMRLYEPAG from the coding sequence TTGAAGGCAGCGGTTTGCTTCGACGGGATTGACGATGCCGCTCTGGCGGAAGCCGTCTCCCCGGCCGTACGCGCCTTCGACAACGTCGAAGCGTGGTGCGCGTACGCGGATGCGGCGCAGCAGCTGCTCGACCGCATCGTCGAACGCCACCACGGTCCGCCGCAGCCGCCTCATCGGCGCCATGGACCGAGCCTAGACGAGGAGCAGGCGCAGGGCGTAGCCGCCCGCGCGATCGCCCTGCTGGCTCGTCACGGTATCTCTGCGGCGGCACGAATCATCAAGGGCGAGAACCCGGAACGTGCGTTAGCCGAGGCGAGCGCGCAGGATGTCGTTCTCGTTTTGGCCGCGGGACACCGTGGCGGCATCGGACCGCGATCCGTCGGTCACGTCGCGCGCTTCGTCGTGGATCACGCACGCGGCCCGGTGCTGGTCATGCGTCTCTACGAGCCTGCAGGCTAG
- a CDS encoding SulP family inorganic anion transporter, which translates to MEASVTVGTDRGPMFFASLRGYRVPWIPGDLIAGLLLAAIAIPEQIATARLAGMPPATGLYAFAAGTIAFVIFGRNRYLSVGADSTIATIFAVTLAAIVAPGSPEYALLLGLMALLVGGMLVAVGIARAEWISDLLSIPVTVGFLAGIAVQIVVSQLPSLLGVSVSQTSALPRIAEIIRALPHTNLDTLALGALVLAIIFGSKIASRKLPGALFALAASAAAVALLHLQDRVAVVGALHVGLPQLRLPFPHDVHAESILPVAAVVAVVCVLQTVTTLRTFRSHKGIVDVSSDVAATGVGSLLAGIVGAFPVDASPPRTAIVASAGARSQLAGIIALLGVALFALLGGGVAGFVPQAALAGTLIYIAWEIFRVDEMRRIARESHLEIVLVVLSAVLVVALRINVGMMLSILLSLFYGVYVMLRPPCVELVHVPGTTIWWPPKEAEAGRRERGIVVFSPAAPLYFMNVRYVCQRLVAAVSGASEAVDVVIVEGSGVSDIDYTGAHVFRSALRRLQERGMRVAFARFSDERAVAAARRAGIVALIGEDRIFKSVQEAVEALVP; encoded by the coding sequence ATGGAGGCTTCGGTCACGGTCGGCACGGACAGAGGACCGATGTTCTTTGCGTCGCTGCGCGGGTATCGCGTTCCCTGGATACCAGGCGACCTGATCGCCGGGCTCTTACTGGCCGCAATCGCCATCCCCGAACAGATCGCGACGGCCCGGCTCGCGGGCATGCCTCCGGCGACGGGACTCTACGCGTTCGCGGCAGGCACCATAGCCTTCGTGATCTTCGGGAGGAACCGGTACTTGTCGGTCGGAGCCGACTCGACGATCGCGACGATCTTCGCCGTCACACTCGCGGCCATCGTCGCTCCCGGCTCACCGGAGTACGCGCTTCTGCTCGGGCTCATGGCCTTGCTCGTCGGCGGCATGCTCGTCGCGGTGGGCATCGCTCGAGCGGAGTGGATCTCGGATCTGCTCTCGATCCCGGTAACGGTCGGCTTTCTCGCGGGAATCGCCGTGCAGATCGTCGTCTCCCAGCTGCCCTCATTGCTCGGCGTCTCCGTCTCGCAGACCTCCGCACTGCCGCGCATCGCCGAGATTATCCGCGCGTTGCCACATACGAATCTCGATACGCTTGCGCTGGGAGCGCTCGTTCTTGCGATCATCTTCGGATCGAAGATCGCCAGCCGGAAGCTCCCCGGCGCTCTCTTCGCACTCGCCGCGTCGGCGGCGGCGGTAGCGCTGCTGCATTTGCAAGACCGGGTTGCAGTGGTCGGTGCGCTGCATGTGGGCCTGCCGCAGCTGCGCCTGCCGTTTCCGCACGACGTGCACGCCGAGTCGATCCTTCCGGTGGCGGCGGTCGTCGCCGTCGTGTGCGTGCTGCAAACCGTCACGACGCTTCGCACGTTCCGCTCGCACAAGGGGATCGTTGACGTGAGCTCCGACGTCGCGGCTACGGGCGTCGGCTCGCTCCTCGCCGGGATCGTCGGAGCCTTTCCGGTCGACGCGAGCCCGCCCAGAACGGCGATCGTGGCCTCGGCCGGGGCTCGTTCTCAGCTCGCGGGCATCATTGCGTTGCTTGGGGTTGCGCTCTTCGCGTTGCTCGGCGGGGGCGTCGCCGGTTTCGTCCCGCAGGCAGCGCTCGCCGGAACGCTCATCTACATCGCGTGGGAGATCTTTCGCGTCGACGAGATGCGACGGATCGCGCGCGAGAGCCACCTCGAGATCGTGCTCGTCGTGCTGAGCGCCGTGCTCGTCGTCGCTCTGCGCATCAATGTCGGAATGATGCTCAGCATCTTGCTCTCGCTGTTCTACGGCGTCTACGTCATGCTGCGTCCACCCTGCGTCGAACTCGTGCACGTGCCGGGCACGACCATCTGGTGGCCGCCCAAGGAGGCAGAAGCGGGAAGGCGCGAGCGCGGGATCGTCGTCTTCTCACCTGCGGCGCCGCTCTACTTTATGAACGTTCGCTACGTCTGCCAGCGTCTCGTCGCTGCGGTCTCGGGCGCCTCCGAGGCCGTCGACGTCGTGATCGTCGAAGGGAGCGGCGTGAGCGATATCGACTACACTGGCGCGCACGTCTTCAGGTCGGCGTTGCGAAGGCTGCAGGAGCGCGGCATGCGCGTCGCATTTGCGCGCTTCTCCGACGAGCGGGCCGTCGCCGCTGCGCGCCGGGCCGGCATCGTCGCGCTCATCGGCGAGGATCGCATCTTCAAGTCGGTGCAAGAGGCCGTCGAAGCACTCGTTCCATGA
- a CDS encoding SLC13 family permease, which produces MIVAIVAVLAMLLAGLRPRGTREWMWAALGAAMLLIAGREPVVAAARAVAEQWNVLLFILGLMVLSAAAEESGAFALVAEYAVQRAGGSQRRLFVLLFLAGAALTMLLSNDATAIVFTPIVYRAVASRGADALAFLFGCTFVADTASFGLPFANPANVIILPRPDIIQYLIHLGPPELFAVAINLALFVALFHRRLRGRYDVGVAPRPEPAAVRTLVVACCIVAGYLAALAFDVPLGPVALLGGLVALGAARVRPSVAAKHVSWSTFVLLAALFVLLDALDRAGFTALALHALDAVTRYGTLASTAAAAVGAALLANVVNNLPVAVASAHMTAQAPHLAYPLIAGTDLGPNLTTTGSLATILWMAALRKRGVCVSPLEYLRLGAIVVPPMLAVTILWLWLAR; this is translated from the coding sequence ATGATCGTCGCGATCGTCGCCGTTCTGGCGATGCTCTTGGCAGGTCTACGTCCCAGGGGCACGCGCGAGTGGATGTGGGCTGCATTGGGTGCCGCAATGCTCCTGATTGCGGGCCGCGAGCCGGTCGTGGCGGCAGCGCGCGCCGTCGCCGAGCAATGGAACGTCTTGCTCTTCATTCTGGGTTTGATGGTGCTTTCGGCGGCTGCGGAGGAGAGCGGTGCCTTTGCGCTGGTCGCAGAGTACGCCGTGCAGCGAGCGGGCGGTTCGCAACGCCGGCTGTTCGTGTTGCTGTTTCTCGCTGGAGCGGCGCTGACGATGCTCCTCTCGAACGACGCAACCGCCATCGTCTTCACGCCGATCGTCTATCGCGCGGTGGCGAGTCGAGGAGCAGACGCCCTTGCATTTCTCTTCGGCTGCACGTTCGTGGCGGATACCGCGTCCTTCGGCCTGCCGTTTGCAAACCCGGCAAACGTCATCATCCTGCCGCGCCCGGACATCATCCAGTATCTCATCCATTTGGGACCTCCGGAGCTGTTCGCAGTTGCGATAAATCTCGCGCTGTTCGTCGCGCTCTTTCACCGTCGGCTCCGCGGGCGATACGACGTTGGGGTAGCGCCGCGGCCTGAACCGGCGGCCGTGCGGACGCTCGTCGTGGCCTGCTGCATCGTCGCTGGTTACCTCGCAGCCCTGGCATTTGATGTGCCGCTCGGACCCGTCGCATTGCTCGGCGGACTCGTCGCGCTTGGCGCCGCACGAGTCCGGCCGTCCGTTGCGGCAAAGCACGTGAGCTGGAGCACGTTCGTGTTGTTAGCTGCACTCTTCGTGTTGCTCGACGCGCTCGACCGCGCCGGTTTCACGGCATTGGCTCTACACGCGCTGGACGCCGTCACGCGATACGGCACGCTTGCATCCACGGCCGCTGCCGCCGTGGGAGCCGCGCTGCTCGCAAACGTCGTCAACAATCTGCCCGTCGCCGTCGCATCCGCACATATGACGGCCCAGGCTCCCCATCTCGCGTATCCATTGATCGCCGGAACCGATCTGGGACCGAACCTCACGACGACCGGCTCTCTCGCGACCATTCTGTGGATGGCGGCGTTGAGGAAACGGGGCGTCTGCGTCAGCCCGCTCGAATACTTGCGCTTAGGTGCGATCGTCGTGCCGCCGATGCTGGCAGTGACGATTCTCTGGCTTTGGCTTGCCCGATGA